Proteins encoded together in one Deinococcus irradiatisoli window:
- the tig gene encoding trigger factor, with product MAELINREGNKVEFKASVPAAEVSRAYQQVWAGLSRDVRVPGFRPGKAPKKVLEQRVGAGYVENEVRDRLLQVHYPQAARELKLSLVDAEIHPETLKDGQAFEFSVKGETYPEVKLGDWKQAQLSAAAPEITEDVLERTLSDLQDRNATFESVERPAEGSDMVMIEEAGEDGGSYPIYLDVAEPHVQAALTGKSKGEEVSITVPAHQHGDHEHPEHTVQVKVLDVRHKQRQELGEEFAKSLNFESMERLRNDLRAELTRRAQQEGEAARREEFIDHLVAGMQTTIPQALLTRRRDAMMEEIQSDLSRQGVKWSEYENFMKEQDKLGEFMADLDKNAESRVRRDLALEQLAEDMKITVSDSEFNQTMQALAQANNLTAQQLRSQLGPEGLNSYYASIVREKALAQALAQLTPKTEAAEQPAQADAAQNQGEQPEAQASSEEAPAESQGSEPEAQAEEAQGEEAQQSE from the coding sequence ATGGCAGAGCTGATCAACCGGGAAGGCAACAAAGTCGAATTTAAGGCGTCGGTTCCCGCCGCCGAAGTCAGCCGCGCTTACCAGCAGGTCTGGGCCGGGCTTTCGCGCGACGTGCGCGTGCCGGGCTTTCGGCCGGGCAAGGCCCCCAAGAAGGTGCTGGAGCAGCGCGTCGGCGCCGGCTACGTGGAAAACGAGGTGCGTGACCGCCTGCTGCAGGTGCATTACCCGCAGGCGGCCCGCGAGCTCAAGCTGAGCCTGGTGGACGCCGAGATTCACCCGGAAACCCTCAAGGACGGTCAGGCCTTCGAGTTCAGCGTCAAGGGCGAAACCTACCCGGAAGTCAAGCTCGGCGACTGGAAGCAGGCCCAGCTGAGCGCCGCCGCCCCGGAAATCACCGAGGACGTGCTGGAGCGCACCCTCTCGGACTTGCAGGACCGCAACGCCACCTTCGAGAGCGTGGAGCGCCCCGCCGAGGGCAGCGACATGGTCATGATCGAGGAAGCCGGCGAGGACGGCGGCAGCTACCCGATCTACCTCGACGTGGCCGAGCCGCACGTGCAGGCTGCCCTGACCGGCAAGAGCAAGGGTGAAGAGGTCAGCATCACCGTGCCGGCCCACCAGCACGGAGACCACGAGCACCCCGAGCACACCGTGCAGGTCAAGGTGCTCGACGTGCGCCATAAGCAGCGCCAGGAACTTGGCGAGGAGTTCGCCAAGAGCCTCAACTTCGAGAGCATGGAGCGCCTGCGCAACGACCTGCGCGCCGAATTGACCCGCCGCGCCCAGCAGGAAGGCGAGGCCGCCCGGCGCGAGGAGTTCATCGACCACCTGGTGGCCGGCATGCAGACCACCATTCCCCAGGCCCTGCTGACCCGCCGCCGCGACGCCATGATGGAAGAGATCCAGAGTGACCTCTCGCGCCAGGGCGTCAAGTGGAGCGAGTACGAGAACTTCATGAAAGAGCAGGACAAGCTCGGCGAGTTCATGGCCGACCTCGACAAGAACGCCGAGAGCCGGGTGCGCCGTGACCTGGCCCTGGAGCAGCTGGCCGAGGACATGAAGATCACCGTCAGCGACTCGGAATTCAACCAGACCATGCAGGCGCTGGCGCAGGCCAACAACCTGACCGCCCAGCAGCTGCGTAGCCAGCTGGGGCCGGAGGGGCTCAACAGCTACTACGCCAGCATCGTGCGCGAGAAGGCGCTGGCCCAGGCGCTGGCCCAGCTGACCCCCAAGACCGAGGCGGCCGAGCAGCCGGCGCAGGCAGACGCCGCCCAGAATCAGGGCGAGCAGCCCGAGGCGCAGGCCAGCAGCGAGGAAGCTCCGGCGGAAAGCCAGGGCAGCGAACCGGAAGCCCAGGCGGAAGAGGCTCAGGGCGAAGAGGCTCAGCAGAGCGAATAA
- a CDS encoding gamma-glutamylcyclotransferase family protein, with amino-acid sequence MSAPDLAPPLASDLTCVFVYGTLMPGERWENVARRGGEYHAEPATLRGAVLADLRPEGYPALFLDETAGEVHGWLYTYTPKSWPAALPFLDELEGLDLTPPLYRRVQRRVETATGQRWAWVYLYARQARRAAPGFFPVVSGRWAEVAERHLDGPRQTWEERGEGNA; translated from the coding sequence GTGAGCGCACCTGACTTGGCCCCCCCTCTGGCTTCCGACCTGACCTGCGTGTTCGTCTACGGCACCCTGATGCCGGGTGAGCGCTGGGAGAACGTCGCCCGGCGTGGCGGCGAGTACCATGCCGAACCGGCCACCCTGCGCGGCGCGGTGCTGGCCGACCTGCGGCCCGAAGGGTATCCGGCGCTGTTTCTCGACGAGACTGCGGGTGAAGTCCACGGCTGGCTCTACACGTACACGCCCAAAAGCTGGCCCGCCGCGCTGCCGTTTCTCGACGAACTCGAGGGCCTGGACCTCACGCCGCCGCTGTACCGCCGCGTTCAGCGGCGCGTGGAGACGGCTACTGGGCAAAGGTGGGCCTGGGTGTACCTCTACGCCCGTCAGGCGCGTCGCGCGGCTCCCGGCTTTTTTCCGGTCGTCTCGGGCCGCTGGGCCGAGGTGGCCGAGCGCCACCTGGACGGCCCGCGCCAGACCTGGGAGGAGCGCGGCGAGGGCAACGCTTGA
- a CDS encoding S1C family serine protease, whose product MGSATLLLGFSLAAGQSAAPSVTAPEQPAAAPKPLTASEQQSLRSIFTKTRPGSLRLEQCPVNGSCDEPDGLGSGFVIQSDASGTLALTAYHVVFGAKKLEAVTLDKTRYPVTVVGYDDGHDIALLKINVPAGRTLSVLPLAAAAPKVGQSALAIGNGNGDFLVSKTGRLTALDVAASRADFPPGTLELTAPLIPGDSGGPILNAQGEVMGIVSYISARPTRFGIATQASYAVPVTKNSPLLADLRGGLKRDAPVIGLLSFGDIADNYFESLGLGNTPGAVFTSVTKGSPADKAGLQPLKPLESDENGTPTRLGGDVIVAINGVRIHNFNELLSAVRARQVGETIKLSVVRDGKAIPDLSLTLGPRTITADEQR is encoded by the coding sequence ATGGGAAGCGCCACACTTCTCCTCGGTTTCTCTCTGGCCGCCGGTCAAAGCGCGGCGCCCAGCGTCACGGCGCCCGAACAGCCCGCCGCCGCGCCCAAGCCGCTGACCGCCAGCGAGCAGCAGAGCCTGCGCAGCATCTTCACCAAGACCCGGCCCGGCAGCCTGCGCCTGGAGCAGTGCCCAGTGAACGGCAGTTGCGACGAGCCCGACGGTCTGGGCAGCGGCTTCGTGATTCAGTCGGACGCCAGCGGCACCCTGGCCCTGACCGCCTACCACGTGGTGTTCGGCGCCAAGAAGCTCGAAGCCGTCACGCTCGACAAGACCCGCTACCCGGTGACGGTGGTGGGCTACGACGACGGACACGACATCGCCCTGCTCAAGATCAACGTGCCGGCCGGCCGCACCCTCAGCGTGCTGCCGCTGGCCGCGGCCGCGCCGAAAGTCGGGCAGAGCGCGCTGGCGATCGGCAACGGCAACGGCGACTTCCTGGTGTCCAAGACCGGGCGGCTCACCGCGCTGGACGTGGCGGCCAGCCGCGCCGACTTTCCGCCGGGCACGCTGGAACTCACCGCGCCGCTCATTCCGGGTGACAGCGGCGGCCCGATTCTCAACGCGCAGGGAGAGGTGATGGGCATCGTCAGCTACATCAGCGCCCGCCCGACCCGGTTCGGAATCGCCACCCAGGCCTCGTACGCCGTGCCGGTGACCAAGAACAGCCCGCTGCTGGCCGATCTGCGCGGCGGCCTCAAGCGTGACGCTCCGGTGATCGGGCTGCTGTCGTTCGGCGACATCGCCGACAACTACTTCGAGTCACTGGGTCTGGGCAACACGCCCGGCGCGGTGTTCACGTCGGTGACCAAGGGCAGCCCCGCCGACAAGGCCGGCCTGCAGCCGCTCAAACCGCTGGAAAGTGACGAGAACGGCACCCCGACCCGGCTCGGAGGTGACGTCATCGTCGCCATCAACGGCGTGCGTATCCATAATTTCAACGAGCTGCTCAGCGCGGTGCGGGCGCGGCAGGTGGGCGAGACCATCAAGCTCAGCGTGGTGCGCGACGGCAAGGCCATTCCGGACCTGAGCCTCACACTGGGGCCGCGCACCATTACCGCCGACGAGCAGCGCTGA
- a CDS encoding 5-formyltetrahydrofolate cyclo-ligase has protein sequence MPPPPLPSAPKQHWRRWARAQRAGLPDYAEPICEHLRRFLTAQGAAVVLAYRALPGEVDVSALSKDFTLLAPRAHFLPTPRLTWHAWESASELSRFGALEPPLGTPELDLSIADTVLLPGLAFDAWGVRLGYGGGFYDRLLANWMVRTVGVAPQALMVPALPRDPHDCPVQWLGSELGVRRVRSA, from the coding sequence GTGCCGCCTCCACCACTTCCCAGTGCTCCCAAACAGCATTGGCGCCGCTGGGCCAGAGCGCAGCGGGCCGGATTGCCGGATTACGCCGAGCCGATCTGTGAACATCTGCGCCGCTTTCTGACGGCCCAGGGGGCGGCGGTGGTGCTGGCTTACCGGGCACTGCCGGGCGAGGTGGACGTTTCAGCGCTCAGCAAAGACTTCACCTTGCTGGCGCCGCGTGCTCACTTTCTGCCCACCCCCCGGCTGACCTGGCACGCCTGGGAAAGTGCCAGCGAGCTCAGCCGCTTCGGCGCCCTGGAGCCGCCGCTGGGCACGCCGGAACTCGACTTGAGCATCGCTGACACGGTGCTGTTGCCGGGCCTGGCCTTCGATGCTTGGGGCGTACGCCTGGGTTACGGCGGCGGCTTTTACGACCGCCTGCTAGCAAACTGGATGGTCCGGACGGTGGGCGTGGCGCCGCAGGCGCTGATGGTGCCGGCCCTGCCCCGAGACCCGCACGACTGCCCGGTGCAGTGGCTGGGCAGCGAGCTGGGCGTGCGCCGCGTCCGGAGCGCTTGA
- a CDS encoding tyrosine-type recombinase/integrase: MFASELDGPTDPRTLYGWFRAVVSKAGVPLIRFHDLRHTAVSLMIRQGSSPKTVSDQLGHADVAFTLRAYAHLYDDQREEAAFDLSDLFLVAAGRPS, translated from the coding sequence ATCTTCGCCTCGGAGCTGGACGGGCCTACTGACCCGCGTACCCTGTACGGCTGGTTCAGAGCAGTGGTCAGTAAGGCAGGCGTGCCGCTGATCCGCTTTCACGATCTAAGGCACACAGCGGTCTCGCTGATGATTCGTCAGGGAAGTAGCCCCAAAACGGTCAGCGATCAGCTAGGACACGCCGATGTGGCCTTTACGCTGCGTGCTTATGCTCACCTGTATGACGACCAACGAGAAGAGGCTGCATTTGATCTGAGTGACCTGTTTCTAGTGGCCGCAGGTAGGCCGAGCTAA
- a CDS encoding tyrosine-type recombinase/integrase — MQEAGKSAALCAYALRVLKMALRQAVRWQILSRKAAEALRPPKVTRQEMHVWTAEQVAAFLCVSQAHRLHAAFYLALMTGMRRGEVLGLKWEDVDWERSRLKIRNNLVEVRGEGKAGKQHAGKDTVSSVRASLRLQIPKADALRRTVAFSPGTLSKLRRDHQAQQERERLAAAEAWQD; from the coding sequence ATGCAAGAGGCGGGCAAGAGTGCGGCGCTTTGTGCCTATGCGCTGCGGGTGCTGAAAATGGCCTTGAGACAGGCGGTGCGCTGGCAGATATTGTCGCGCAAGGCAGCCGAAGCGCTACGCCCGCCCAAAGTAACCCGTCAAGAAATGCACGTCTGGACGGCTGAGCAAGTCGCGGCGTTTCTGTGCGTCTCGCAAGCTCACCGTCTGCACGCGGCGTTCTACCTGGCCCTGATGACGGGAATGCGGCGCGGTGAGGTACTGGGCCTCAAGTGGGAAGACGTGGACTGGGAACGCTCAAGGCTCAAAATCAGAAACAACCTTGTCGAAGTACGCGGGGAGGGGAAGGCAGGCAAGCAGCACGCGGGCAAGGACACCGTGTCCTCAGTGCGGGCTAGCCTTAGGCTGCAAATTCCCAAGGCTGACGCCTTACGGCGCACAGTGGCGTTCTCGCCCGGCACGCTCTCCAAACTGCGCCGCGACCACCAAGCTCAGCAAGAGCGGGAACGTCTTGCAGCAGCGGAAGCATGGCAGGATTAG
- a CDS encoding DsbA family protein, translating into MTRLKGESNNRSFLILGTLVAVLLIGLTVWAVQRGQTTSSTGDVQTFDLTNQPMLGQADAPVTLVAFEDFKCPNCKNFEENIFPTIQQKYLDTGKAKMYKINFPFLADQLPTNDSVLAAQAAECAYDQTGSQGYEGMSTILFRAQGDESQVWATKDKLVELSGSVDGLDPAKMRECLDSDATKTRVEADKQQAIKAGVNGTPSVFVNGKLVQNFSADEIGKAIDAANTN; encoded by the coding sequence ATGACCAGACTCAAGGGCGAATCGAACAACCGCAGCTTTCTTATTCTCGGCACGCTGGTAGCCGTGCTGCTCATCGGCCTGACGGTCTGGGCGGTGCAACGCGGCCAGACCACGTCCAGCACCGGCGACGTCCAGACCTTCGACCTGACCAACCAGCCGATGCTAGGGCAGGCCGACGCGCCCGTGACCCTGGTGGCCTTCGAGGACTTCAAATGTCCAAATTGCAAGAATTTCGAGGAAAACATCTTCCCGACCATTCAGCAGAAGTACCTCGACACCGGCAAGGCCAAGATGTACAAAATCAACTTCCCCTTCCTGGCCGATCAACTGCCCACCAACGATTCGGTGCTGGCCGCCCAGGCCGCCGAGTGCGCCTACGATCAGACCGGCAGCCAGGGCTACGAGGGCATGTCCACCATTCTCTTCCGCGCCCAGGGGGACGAGAGCCAGGTGTGGGCCACCAAGGACAAGCTGGTCGAGCTTTCCGGCAGCGTGGACGGCCTGGACCCAGCCAAGATGCGCGAGTGCCTGGACAGTGACGCCACCAAGACCCGCGTCGAGGCCGACAAGCAGCAGGCGATCAAGGCCGGCGTGAACGGCACCCCCAGCGTCTTCGTCAATGGCAAGCTGGTGCAGAACTTCAGCGCCGACGAAATCGGCAAGGCCATCGACGCCGCCAACACCAACTGA
- a CDS encoding disulfide bond formation protein B encodes MTRDNRLYLAWVVALVAALGSLYFSEIRSFVPCILCWFQRIFMYPLAILLGVAALRSDLGIRVYGLSLAAIGWLIALYHNLEVWGVVQSLKACTVGPIGTGCDAKWPIFGANLSNVSNVITIPLLSLVAFTLIIALLSWPRERTQVEAPASLHTPGR; translated from the coding sequence GTGACCCGCGACAACCGACTCTACCTCGCCTGGGTGGTGGCCCTCGTGGCCGCCCTGGGCAGCCTCTACTTCTCTGAAATCCGCTCGTTCGTGCCGTGCATCCTGTGCTGGTTCCAGCGCATCTTCATGTACCCGCTGGCGATCCTGCTGGGCGTGGCGGCCCTGCGCAGCGATCTGGGCATCCGGGTCTACGGCCTGAGCCTGGCGGCCATCGGCTGGCTGATCGCCCTGTACCACAACCTGGAAGTCTGGGGCGTGGTGCAAAGCCTCAAGGCCTGCACCGTCGGGCCGATCGGCACCGGCTGCGACGCCAAATGGCCGATCTTCGGCGCGAACCTGAGCAACGTGTCCAACGTCATCACCATTCCGCTGCTGAGCCTCGTGGCCTTCACCCTGATCATCGCCCTGCTGAGCTGGCCGCGCGAGCGTACCCAGGTCGAGGCGCCCGCCAGCCTTCACACGCCCGGCCGCTGA